ACAATCTCTTAATTGGGTCGCACTGAAAACttgcttttttcctctttttgttGTGGGTGTGCTTTTAGTCAACAGAAGCAAGTTATTTAAGACAAAGTACACCAATCAATGCATGGCCAGATTTATACAAATCTCAAAAGGGAAAAACATTCTCCTGGGGAGTTAGGAGGAGAGGTATTCTATAAGGGCAAGCACTGGAAAACAGCAGCATCAATATTCACAAGGGTACCTGGGGGATCATATTACTCCGTGCTAGGTTGAAGAGACACTAGTCCCCAAAATACCCTACATTTTCCCATCAAAGGACTATTTAGCGTGCAATGTCTTCATAAGTAGAAAAAAGGATCTGTTAACATTGTAGTTGTATTTATGGTGATTGCAATGCATACATCTAacggaagaaagaagaaaacaaatCAATACACAGAcctctgtgtaaaaaaaatcaatagcAGAATCACCCATGCTTCAGCTCAGTTCACAGCATCTACAAAGAAtgcaaatgtttgtttgtttaccctGTGCTGTCCCACAAAAAAAGATAAAGATGTTTACATCATGACTGAATGAACTTAATCGTCAATGGATCAGTGTAGTAGATGGTGCCTTGCATCCGTTCAGAACTCAACAAATACAGAAGACAGCAGTGTGTAACTCACTTGGCCACCAACACCACATGCATTTTGCTGATCTCTGGATCAGCCTGTCCTGCATCTTGTGTACATTGTAATGAAGTGATTAGGTCATACAGAACTCATCATGGTCCGGACTCATTTGAACAATCAGTTGACAGTCATGTATAAGCACACccaacattttgttttgactgtgtGACATATACATAGACACTACAACCTAAAGTTATGACTTATACATACACAGAGTTATGACAATGTGAGTTTCACGAGAACACAATGTGCTATACTGTATGCCCCAGAGGCCTCCTCTGCACTGCAGGAATACAATGAGTAATCTAATGCTGTCTTTAACTTATGCAACACCTCAATACACTGCTGTGACCACCTGCAGGCAGGTGATCCCTACTGTGAACTATTAGAGGTGGAACGTCCAAAATCTTTGCATTCATGTAAACGTGTCATTTTATGAACATTTTTACAAGATCTGGCACGTTTGGGGCATACCAATGGGAACCCTTTAATCAAACTGTTTGGAAATAAATTCACCCGAAATTTTGAGTCCCATGCAagctaaaaataaaataaaaagcttAAGAAACTAGCCATTAGTAACATCTTTTAAAATAAATTcttaaactaaacaaaaaaaaaaaaagacaccccTCCCCTACCACTCTCGCCATCCTATTCAAGTTACATACAAAAGAAAAATCTGTCCCAGAAAACCTCTATGATGTGCATGCCATGTGTAATTATCAAACATACAACACGGAACACAGAGTTTCTTGGAGGTATAAATGTGTTAATAATATTTTAGCATGAACTCAGAccttcaaaaacaaaaacaaaaatccttAGATTAGCTTTTCATAGTTTTCATGTAAACATTCCAAACTAATCCAGTGTTTGACGCATTCTTAGAGAAGATTCTGTTTTTTAGCGTAAATATATAAAACAATTTCAGCATTAATCCAAGCAGGTTGCGAGACATTCCCATTTATACTGCACTCTGCCTCACAGTTATTTAGGTAAAAGAGCGAAATATTAAAGTGTGTTACAAATGAGTTACTGCTATACATATACTGACCTCTTCaaatagagagagatgaaaaatacAGTGGATGCCCCCAAACAGGCTCACCCGTGCTTCACGGTGTAGAAGGAGTGCTCTCGGGAGTGTTTCCCACTCCCAGTGGGTGCAACTCTAGTTTTCACAGCTCTTTTCTTGAAAAGTAGTTTGGAGAAAAGAATTAAGAGTTCACCGAATTACTTGTTGGAAGAGTGTTAAAATTTGTATATGTACTCGCGTTGTAGAAAGAAACAGAATTAGACGCTACATACTTTCTATGGTGTCCGAGCTGTGACCTTTTTGTTCCCATGGTCCAAATGACATTATGTCAATCTAAACATGTCGCATGGGAAACccttatgatttaaaaaaagaagggaTGGAATTTATTTTTGGTCACAGTTGTAGTTCATTTTACACAATAACTGTATAGCAATGGAGGAAAAAAACTGGCTGGGAGAACCGTGTACTGTACAACCCAAGTAATCAACTTTACATTTACATCGATTTCTGCCACAGCAGGTAGTGTGGTACAAAAGGTCATTGTGGCATCTGAGACTTTTTTAGGGTTTCAATTTTCATTGGTCAGACATACCACAGAAACCACAATGCCTCTTTCTGAACACAAATAAAACAATCTGGTTTATATGTAGTGTATTCCCACGGTAAGTGTGTTTTAGCATTCATACATGACTCATCGGAGTGGTCTTTGTGCGTCTTTGTGATTGAATGTTGGAGAGAACCGTTAAATGTCTTAATGGTACATTGCTGAGGTGTAAAATGGCAGTGTTTGAGAAGTCcaagacaaacacaaaaaaatgacatgaGTGTTGTCTGGGACCACATGTTCGATTCTTCAGCTGTTAATTTTTTTCTGTTCTACCGTGATTCGAGTTGTATGTGCTCATATCAGTTTCACGTTGGGCTTGTCAAAGGTTAAGACTTTTACATTAAGGTGGGGGGGTGGTTTGGGTGCACAAGATTGCATTAAGACAAAGCAGATTGTTAACTGtggtttaaaaagaaaaaaaggatcaGGATTTTGTTCTCCCCTTGAGTAGCGTGCATCACCCTCACTCGCTCGCCCTCTCTCCTCGGGCGCTCATCAGCTGGTGGACTAGCGGAAAAAGCCCAGCTTCTCCCTCAGCCACTCCTCAGTCAGGTCCTCCGTGTTCCTGATCTCAAACACCTGGACAGGTAGCGAACACAAGAGGATCAGAGGTAGTGACGTTCGTGTCCTTGGGCACagttgcacatactgtatgaacagagcattccatcatttttttataagtttatattttattttgggtctTTTTAGCCTTCATTTGGATAGTACAGTGAATATGGAGACAGGAAACTAGTGGTATAGGTATGGCAACTGACCCAGGCCGGACTGGGTCCGTGGTGTCcgtgggcatgtaagcccaaaaTATGTGGTGGGGCACTGCACCACCACAGTGTTCCTGTGTATTCTGGTTTTAAAAGGACAGTATTCGGTTTAAAACAATTCCTGTAATATTGCGCTTACATGTGTGAAATGGTGTCCTGCAACCGGAATATTCTCAGAAAATGACCACATTTGGAATGGATTAAGAGTTAAGACACATGACTCGTGCACAAACCAAATACTGCCACCATTCCGCTCAGACGCCTGGGCAAGTAAGAAAACGGATGACGAGAGGTGACGTTCGTGtccttgtgcgtgcatgcagggcaCCCCCCATACCCACCCCAGTCCAAATCTACGTTCTGACACAGTTATCGACCTCTATAAATGGAACACTCCCTAGCCCTAGCACGCACACAGAGCCAGGAGGCCCAGGAAGTGCAGAGACGTTCGGGAATCAGCAGGAAGTCCGGCTAGTCCTGACTATGTGgcgaagtgtccttgagcaagaagaCGCTCAACCCTAGATTGCTCCCTATGTCCAGAAATAGCTCTTCTGGTGCTAGCCTCTGGCGCTGGAACAGGGACGTTATGCACAAATGGAGAAAtactataaatataatataaacacaTGCTTCTCATTTAATATTTAAAACAACCACTCTCTTAAGAGGTGGAGAACTGATGAGACATGTTGGCTTGAGAAATAGTGTATGCTCAATGAACCATGAGCTGGTTTGGACAGGAATTCAACACACCCTGCACATACTGTTCACATACTGCTGTAGATTTTAGAATAAATAACACATGCAAGATGTAAAGCTAACGGAAGAACATTTGGACGCCAAGTCACAACGAAAGGCTTCAGTAAGTAGCACTGTGTGGGCATTTTATCACAGTTGTATAAATAGCCCCACTGGCCAAGTTAGCTAGACATCTGTGCATTTACACCATACCAATGCCATATACCATAGCAATGGAAACGGACTGGTATTTGAAATACCCCAGGGGAAAATAGCCATAATTTCAAGCCACTGACGCTTAAAATGACAACCATGTTGGAGTTTACCCTATAGAAGGATAAACCATTCCTTCCAAATGCTCACTCTTTTGCCATCCAAGTCCCCAATGGAATAAAACAATACACCGTTTATATAGAAGCGATATTTCTGTCACTTGCCTCAACACTACAGCTATTTTACTTCATAAGGAAATCACAAGGCTTTTTGCAAGGACTAAACCCCCTGAAGCCTCTTGTTGTCTCTAAATGTCATTGTAAAAGCCTGAAATCTGATAACCAAGTTGAAATATCACACAAGGACGAGGACCACACAATGATGAAATAATTTATCAGATGCAGCACAACAATTACGTTTCATGTACACCAATGCAAAAACCTTACCTTGGTTAATTCTACCGTTTGGACCAGTTTGTTTTTGCTCCCGGCATACATCATTTGTTGTTCTGGTTTGCAACCTGAAAAATAAAGATGAAACATGAGACTCTCATGCAGATATCTCAATAGCAGTTAAGCTCACTAATCCATCACACAGACATGATGCAATGATGGCTTTAGTGTATTAACAGTGTTGAGGGAGGGATGGACTGTACGATCTAGGAAATTAGTGGTCATagcagtaaatatgaataaaaaaactACAAACACCAGTGGTTATCACGATGAAAGAAAATGACAACCGTCTGGTTCATGTGATCTAAGGGAAAGAAATTGCAGCAAGGAATGCCAACCTCAAAACATTTTCTATATTAGAATATACATTCCTCTATGTGTAAATGACAGTTTAAAGCAGACATTGGTGAGATACTTGCCAACGGGGCTGGAGAATATGAAGCAGAGAGGATAAGACACCCGTCCATCATCGTGAACATATTTATAGCTGTACACCACAAATGTGCTCTCAGTTAAGGAGTAAAACATATTTTCTTACGGTTCAGACATGTTATTTTGTATCtttcacctgacatgtttcaacagtGTAGCTTCCAAAACCTAAGtcttgatttaacagttagacataatgaacgtcatacatctaagAAGGTTTTTGTTGGAAGGACCTGATCTTGCAATCCCTTATTGTTTGCACAATTTTCAAGGAAGGATGGCTGCTATGCATTTGTCTTTATTACTACTCTGTTACACTCTCATTAGTGTCCTGGTGTCCTGTCTTGTACTTTAATGTATGTCCTGTCTATAACATCATGTCTTTGCATGGGatggaaaaaaagacatttttataTCCTTTGTATGACCTGCATATGAACAAGTTGAAAATAAAGCCAACTCGATTTGTCTCCCAAACAAATTGTCCCTTTTGGAGACAAATAGAAGACATCTAAGCTACCCTAGTTTAATCTAACCGGCTTTCAACTGGAAACGATATCAGTTGTGTGCCTCAGCATCACAGGGTGATTCGGCCATATTAAAATACACCCTCTGCTGATGCaggcccaccaccaccaaagAAGTACCAGAAAAAATATGATGTTCACGAATGCTTGCTGGACCAGCTTGAAGATGTTCTTCCAGATGAGTAGGCGTGTTTGCAGTAAATTATTCATCCAGCCGGCCTGTTTCTCACCACATAAGCTTAACTTTCCCTGCACATCACCTCTTCCAAGTAGTGCCATCAGAAGAAGACTACagacattacataacatttactagctgatacttttatccaaagctacttacagGTGTTTAGGTAAGGTGCATTGGTTTCAGTCACTGCAGCAATTTGgggctaagtgccttgctcaagtgcaatTCAGCCATGTGTGAAGGTgtagggagaacacacacacattcttgctcCTGGTAACggtgggaatcgaacccgcaaccctctctGATCCCAAATCCAACTCCCATAAACATCAATCCATGGCTATCCCATTACATTTTGCGTTGAGGAAAATATCAAAGACCCCAAAACTATGGGACAGGCAGACTGCAgttgtttagttttgcttcatGTGAAATTGAAAGGATATCTTGGTTGCCTCTCTGGAAGTTCGTCCTTCAGGTCATCAGGAGTGATGTCCTACAGATGACAGAAAAGTCCTTTTCAATGTGTATGTAGGCACTAGGCAGTTACTCATTTTTACCTGTAATATTATGCTCATACGGTACCAATACATCAGCTACGCCATACACCACATACGTATATCAGCTACATTTTCTTCAAAGTGTCACACCTACGCAAAATGATGGTGGACAACATATTAGTGTCCATTTGTGTCACAGATACTTTCATAGATGAAATGAAAATTCACAACCAGCCATAATTTCACCATTACATGTGAAGTGATAATACATCATGCAGTATGATCTTACTGTTCACCACAACTAGTTGTCAACACTTTTAAGCTCAAgcaccaaaatgaaaaaaaaaactcaggggCCTAGATTTTAAAATAATTTCACACAACTTGCCTCGTGTTCCTCATCAAGAATCACCAGCTGTTTGTCCTTGTCAATCTTCACTAAAATTAGGatataaagagagaaaaaaatattacaaaaCGAATGCAACTTGCACAGCTTACACAGACAGGTCACCTTGCACAGTACAGTTTGTATATGAGTCACATTGACGTGACTGTACAGTTTATATTAAGTATGAAAGGGACCTCCAATGTGAGCTTATGGTCATGCCAGAAAAGCAAGCAATAATAGCACACTCTACTTCAGTGCACCATAATATCGCAAGCATGAAAGGAATTCTATTGCATGTCTGTACAGAGAAGCTGCAATTTCCCCACAAAAAGACATTCAGTGGAACCACATGTTAGTGTCATGGCTTACAGAACAACGTGTCAGACACGATTTACATTATGAAGTAATACACTAAATACAATTATTTGAGTTTAGATACTAACTGATGATGGCAGCATTGTTGGTCTCCTTTCGGAAACGAAACTCCCGCAGTTTTTTCACAAGGTCCTCATCCACATCACACACAACCAATGATTCACTCTGTGGGGAGAAGAGACACTTATAAGTGACAGAATACAATACACTAGAGCTATTTGGGTGTCATCAAGCTGTTCTTTACAATCTAAACCACCACACTTCTACTCATGTTCTTAAGTGTGCAGGTCCTGGACTCAGGACTCATTTCAAGAAACTATTTGACCTCAAGCATGCATTTTTATGCATGACTTGGCTTCCCAACAGAGGCTGCAGACTTAGTCACAACCACAACATTTCATAAACTTAAAGAATATAGAAACTGTATTGGAAAAATTAGACATGCACCAAGCCCACTTCACATAGAGAGAAAGACCAGGTAGAATCTGTAATTATTACGCTGTCTACTCTGTTCATCTATTTTTGTAATATTTAAACCCTCTTCACAATTTGATGAGCTGTCAAAATTGCTCACTCATTAAGCCTAAATGCAACAACTTGTGGAAAGGGCTCTCACTCACTTGTCTACAATCTGAGTTACACAACAGCCAGCGTATTGACTACCAATTCAGACATAGCTAGCTCTAAACTGATCACGATAGACATCTGACAGTCTAGTGATCCTGCGCTATCCAAGTACCACGTCAATGCAGGCTCACGTTGCCTCTCCTCTGTGGTCTGCAAGAATTCACATTGTGATGGTCCTAGATTTTAGCCCTAATTCCTTTGTTTCGACACAGGCTAGCCAGAGAGCCATTTTAAAATCGACGAAATATTAAAACCACGGTCACTGACAGCACGCGTCTGAAAAATCAA
This is a stretch of genomic DNA from Engraulis encrasicolus isolate BLACKSEA-1 chromosome 19, IST_EnEncr_1.0, whole genome shotgun sequence. It encodes these proteins:
- the gmfb gene encoding glia maturation factor beta isoform X1, with the protein product MSESLVVCDVDEDLVKKLREFRFRKETNNAAIIMKIDKDKQLVILDEEHEDITPDDLKDELPERQPRFVVYSYKYVHDDGRVSYPLCFIFSSPVGCKPEQQMMYAGSKNKLVQTVELTKVFEIRNTEDLTEEWLREKLGFFR
- the gmfb gene encoding glia maturation factor beta isoform X2, giving the protein MKIDKDKQLVILDEEHEDITPDDLKDELPERQPRFVVYSYKYVHDDGRVSYPLCFIFSSPVGCKPEQQMMYAGSKNKLVQTVELTKVFEIRNTEDLTEEWLREKLGFFR